In Myripristis murdjan chromosome 9, fMyrMur1.1, whole genome shotgun sequence, the following proteins share a genomic window:
- the sorbs3 gene encoding vinexin isoform X4, with protein MQSQQRVEVVDHPNGSRIVFSGDEASSGQQQFLTSPELIQEVIISPGLPTPPLSPYRSARLPSGELQVSEMNGSGPTTLSFGSYYGPAQSHGGLANGVQGMGSATLPRRSAPTREERFIKFSGIGPVDETGMPIASRSSVNKPRDWYKSMFRQIHKKPEEPELEAAERWAAERIQTSANTEDENEADKNLFRLTPYGALPDWSEDVDKLSDPGKQQPQPKSIFDFEPGQSTATSENHSQGYRSVNKQPEKPRSPSIEEARGRDPGPAARTGTTNYSSLPASKQPVHRSVGPSSASAPTYERLSPAYDAMDLPPKREEKKMKAARAKFNFQAQSPKELPLQKGDIVYIHRQVDANWFEGEHHGRAGIFPTAYVEILPPTEKPTPIKSPTLQVLDYGEAVALYNFNADLPVELSFRKGEVISVTRRVDDRWLEGRISGTSRSGIFPANYVQVNKMPRTKYSTDDFTMGPMSPVSPGPQSPGRPLHSPCPRSPVSPFTPTSLSPEPEHSPLKPSSPVPHGSTASQSRPFTPKTKETTWPHNTSKPTSPTNQNSHWGGSANQNPIARAVSPSTQSPPASTHRAGAATASTPRYTDPSQGGITKQAAPTNPHDNSFPQMQVPTNPGSSVVQRQPYKAVYNYKPQNTDELELREGDIVQVMEKCDDGWFVGTSERTRAFGTFPGNYVAPV; from the exons ATGCAGTCTCAG CAGCGTGTGGAGGTGGTGGACCATCCAAATGGCTCCCGGATTGTCTTCTCTGGGGATGAAGCCTCTTCCGGTCAGCAGCAGTTCCTGACATCTCCAGAGCTGATTCAAGAGGTGATCATCTCCCCTGGTCTCCCGACGCCTCCGCTGAGCCCTTATCGCTCTGCAAGACTGCCATCTGGAGAGTTGCAG GTCTCAGAGATGAATGGAAGTGGCCCAACCACTCTTAGCTTCGGATCATATTATGGCCCCGCGCAGTCACATG GTGGGCTGGCCAATGGCGTGCAGGGCATGGGCTCTGCAACTTTGCCGCGCAGGTCGGCTCCCACCAGGGAGGAGAGGTTCATCAAGTTCTCAGGGATCGGGCCAGTAGATGAGACTGGGATGCCCATCGCCTCCAGATCA AGTGTGAACAAGCCCAGAGACTGGTACAAGAGCATGTTCAGACAGATTCACAAAAAGCCAGAAG AACCCGAGCTGGAGGCTGCAGAGCGGTGGGCAGCTGAAC GGATCCAGACATCTGCTAATACAGAGGACGAGAACGAAGCGGACAAGAATCTCTTCAGACTCACACCGTACGGAGCCCTGCCAGACTG GAGTGAGGATGTAGATAAGCTGTCAGACCCAGGAAAGCAGCAGCCTCAGCCGAAGAGCATATTTGACTTTGAGCCTGGTCAGAGCACCGCCACCTCAGAAAACCACAGCCAG gGTTATCGCTCTGTGAACAAACAACCTGAAAAACCCCGTTCCCCTTCAATAGAG GAGGCCAGAGGCAGGGATCCAGGACCTGCTGCAAGGACTGGGACTACCAACTACAG CTCTTTGCCGGCGTCAAAGCAGCCTGTCCACCGTTCTGTTGGCCCATCATCAGCCTCTGCTCCCACATATG AACGCCTCTCCCCTGCATACGACGCCATGGATCTCCCACctaagagagaggagaagaag ATGAAAGCAGCGAGAGCCAAGTTCAATTTCCAGGCTCAGTCACCAAA GGAGCTGCCACTGCAGAAAGGAGACATTGTTTACATCCACAGGCAGGTAGACGCCAACTGGTTTGAGGGAGAGCatcatgggagagctgggaTTTTCCCCACTGCCTATGTGGAG ATCCTTCCTCCTACCGAGAAGCCGACGCCTATAAAGTCTCCTACTCTGCAGGTGTTGGACTACGGGGAAGCAGTGGCTCTGTACAACTTTAACGCGGACCTACCTGTGGAACTATCTTTTCGTAAA ggtgaggtgatcagtgtgACCAGGCGTGTGGATGACAGGTGGCTGGAGGGGAGGATCTCAGGGACCAGCCGCAGCGGCATCTTCCCCGCCAACTATGTCCAGGTCAACAAGATGCCCCGCACCAAGTACTCCACGGACGACTTCACGATGGGCCCCATGTCTCCCGTCTCACCTGGACCCCAGAGTCCGGGCCGCCCGCTGCACTCGCCCTGCCCGCGATCACCAGTCTCCCCTTTCACCCCCACGTCCCTCAGCCCAGAGCCCGAGCACTCCCCGCTGAAGCCGTCCTCACCTGTACCTCATGGCAGCACAGCCTCACAGTCACGCCCCTTCACCCCGAAAACCAAAGAAACAACTTGGCCCCACAACACCTCCAAACCCACTTCACCCACCAACCAGAACAGTCACTGGGGCGGATCAGCTAACCAGAACCCCATAGCCAGAGCCGTTTCACCATCCACGCAGTCGCCGCCAGCAtccacacacagagcaggagcaGCCACAGCGAGCACCCCAAGATACACTGACCCCTCGCAG GGTGGAATAACAAAACAGGCGGCCCCAACTAATCCACATGACAACTCCTTCCCGCAAATGCAAGTGCCAACCAACCCCGGCTCCTCAGTGGTGCAACGCCAACC ATATAAAGCTGTTTACAACTACAAACCACAGAATACAGATGAATTGGAACTGAGGGAAGGAGACATTGTACAAGTGATGGAGAAATGTGATGACGGCTGGTTTGTAG GTACGTCAGAACGGACTCGCGCCTTTGGGACTTTCCCAGGGAATTATGTGGCTCCGGTTTAA
- the sorbs3 gene encoding vinexin isoform X3 yields MQSQQRVEVVDHPNGSRIVFSGDEASSGQQQFLTSPELIQEVIISPGLPTPPLSPYRSARLPSGELQVSEMNGSGPTTLSFGSYYGPAQSHGGLANGVQGMGSATLPRRSAPTREERFIKFSGIGPVDETGMPIASRSSVNKPRDWYKSMFRQIHKKPEEPELEAAERWAAERIQTSANTEDENEADKNLFRLTPYGALPDWSEDVDKLSDPGKQQPQPKSIFDFEPGQSTATSENHSQGYRSVNKQPEKPRSPSIEASLVSELSRFEAELDSEIQGLERSLSQKEQRRRGRGEEARGRDPGPAARTGTTNYSSLPASKQPVHRSVGPSSASAPTYERLSPAYDAMDLPPKREEKKMKAARAKFNFQAQSPKELPLQKGDIVYIHRQVDANWFEGEHHGRAGIFPTAYVEILPPTEKPTPIKSPTLQVLDYGEAVALYNFNADLPVELSFRKGEVISVTRRVDDRWLEGRISGTSRSGIFPANYVQVNKMPRTKYSTDDFTMGPMSPVSPGPQSPGRPLHSPCPRSPVSPFTPTSLSPEPEHSPLKPSSPVPHGSTASQSRPFTPKTKETTWPHNTSKPTSPTNQNSHWGGSANQNPIARAVSPSTQSPPASTHRAGAATASTPRYTDPSQGGITKQAAPTNPHDNSFPQMQVPTNPGSSVVQRQPYKAVYNYKPQNTDELELREGDIVQVMEKCDDGWFVDL; encoded by the exons ATGCAGTCTCAG CAGCGTGTGGAGGTGGTGGACCATCCAAATGGCTCCCGGATTGTCTTCTCTGGGGATGAAGCCTCTTCCGGTCAGCAGCAGTTCCTGACATCTCCAGAGCTGATTCAAGAGGTGATCATCTCCCCTGGTCTCCCGACGCCTCCGCTGAGCCCTTATCGCTCTGCAAGACTGCCATCTGGAGAGTTGCAG GTCTCAGAGATGAATGGAAGTGGCCCAACCACTCTTAGCTTCGGATCATATTATGGCCCCGCGCAGTCACATG GTGGGCTGGCCAATGGCGTGCAGGGCATGGGCTCTGCAACTTTGCCGCGCAGGTCGGCTCCCACCAGGGAGGAGAGGTTCATCAAGTTCTCAGGGATCGGGCCAGTAGATGAGACTGGGATGCCCATCGCCTCCAGATCA AGTGTGAACAAGCCCAGAGACTGGTACAAGAGCATGTTCAGACAGATTCACAAAAAGCCAGAAG AACCCGAGCTGGAGGCTGCAGAGCGGTGGGCAGCTGAAC GGATCCAGACATCTGCTAATACAGAGGACGAGAACGAAGCGGACAAGAATCTCTTCAGACTCACACCGTACGGAGCCCTGCCAGACTG GAGTGAGGATGTAGATAAGCTGTCAGACCCAGGAAAGCAGCAGCCTCAGCCGAAGAGCATATTTGACTTTGAGCCTGGTCAGAGCACCGCCACCTCAGAAAACCACAGCCAG gGTTATCGCTCTGTGAACAAACAACCTGAAAAACCCCGTTCCCCTTCAATAGAG GCCAGCCTGGTCTCTGAGCTGAGTCGGTTTGAGGCTGAGCTAGACTCGGAGATCCAGGGCCTGGAGAGGAGCCTTTCCCAGAAGGAGCAGCGGCGTCGAGGCCGGGGTGAG GAGGCCAGAGGCAGGGATCCAGGACCTGCTGCAAGGACTGGGACTACCAACTACAG CTCTTTGCCGGCGTCAAAGCAGCCTGTCCACCGTTCTGTTGGCCCATCATCAGCCTCTGCTCCCACATATG AACGCCTCTCCCCTGCATACGACGCCATGGATCTCCCACctaagagagaggagaagaag ATGAAAGCAGCGAGAGCCAAGTTCAATTTCCAGGCTCAGTCACCAAA GGAGCTGCCACTGCAGAAAGGAGACATTGTTTACATCCACAGGCAGGTAGACGCCAACTGGTTTGAGGGAGAGCatcatgggagagctgggaTTTTCCCCACTGCCTATGTGGAG ATCCTTCCTCCTACCGAGAAGCCGACGCCTATAAAGTCTCCTACTCTGCAGGTGTTGGACTACGGGGAAGCAGTGGCTCTGTACAACTTTAACGCGGACCTACCTGTGGAACTATCTTTTCGTAAA ggtgaggtgatcagtgtgACCAGGCGTGTGGATGACAGGTGGCTGGAGGGGAGGATCTCAGGGACCAGCCGCAGCGGCATCTTCCCCGCCAACTATGTCCAGGTCAACAAGATGCCCCGCACCAAGTACTCCACGGACGACTTCACGATGGGCCCCATGTCTCCCGTCTCACCTGGACCCCAGAGTCCGGGCCGCCCGCTGCACTCGCCCTGCCCGCGATCACCAGTCTCCCCTTTCACCCCCACGTCCCTCAGCCCAGAGCCCGAGCACTCCCCGCTGAAGCCGTCCTCACCTGTACCTCATGGCAGCACAGCCTCACAGTCACGCCCCTTCACCCCGAAAACCAAAGAAACAACTTGGCCCCACAACACCTCCAAACCCACTTCACCCACCAACCAGAACAGTCACTGGGGCGGATCAGCTAACCAGAACCCCATAGCCAGAGCCGTTTCACCATCCACGCAGTCGCCGCCAGCAtccacacacagagcaggagcaGCCACAGCGAGCACCCCAAGATACACTGACCCCTCGCAG GGTGGAATAACAAAACAGGCGGCCCCAACTAATCCACATGACAACTCCTTCCCGCAAATGCAAGTGCCAACCAACCCCGGCTCCTCAGTGGTGCAACGCCAACC ATATAAAGCTGTTTACAACTACAAACCACAGAATACAGATGAATTGGAACTGAGGGAAGGAGACATTGTACAAGTGATGGAGAAATGTGATGACGGCTGGTTTGTAG ATCTTTGA
- the sorbs3 gene encoding vinexin isoform X5, translating to MQSQQRVEVVDHPNGSRIVFSGDEASSGQQQFLTSPELIQEVIISPGLPTPPLSPYRSARLPSGELQVSEMNGSGPTTLSFGSYYGPAQSHGGLANGVQGMGSATLPRRSAPTREERFIKFSGIGPVDETGMPIASRSSVNKPRDWYKSMFRQIHKKPEEPELEAAERWAAERIQTSANTEDENEADKNLFRLTPYGALPDWSEDVDKLSDPGKQQPQPKSIFDFEPGQSTATSENHSQGYRSVNKQPEKPRSPSIEASLVSELSRFEAELDSEIQGLERSLSQKEQRRRGRGEEARGRDPGPAARTGTTNYSSLPASKQPVHRSVGPSSASAPTYERLSPAYDAMDLPPKREEKKMKAARAKFNFQAQSPKELPLQKGDIVYIHRQVDANWFEGEHHGRAGIFPTAYVEILPPTEKPTPIKSPTLQVLDYGEAVALYNFNADLPVELSFRKGEVISVTRRVDDRWLEGRISGTSRSGIFPANYVQGGITKQAAPTNPHDNSFPQMQVPTNPGSSVVQRQPYKAVYNYKPQNTDELELREGDIVQVMEKCDDGWFVGTSERTRAFGTFPGNYVAPV from the exons ATGCAGTCTCAG CAGCGTGTGGAGGTGGTGGACCATCCAAATGGCTCCCGGATTGTCTTCTCTGGGGATGAAGCCTCTTCCGGTCAGCAGCAGTTCCTGACATCTCCAGAGCTGATTCAAGAGGTGATCATCTCCCCTGGTCTCCCGACGCCTCCGCTGAGCCCTTATCGCTCTGCAAGACTGCCATCTGGAGAGTTGCAG GTCTCAGAGATGAATGGAAGTGGCCCAACCACTCTTAGCTTCGGATCATATTATGGCCCCGCGCAGTCACATG GTGGGCTGGCCAATGGCGTGCAGGGCATGGGCTCTGCAACTTTGCCGCGCAGGTCGGCTCCCACCAGGGAGGAGAGGTTCATCAAGTTCTCAGGGATCGGGCCAGTAGATGAGACTGGGATGCCCATCGCCTCCAGATCA AGTGTGAACAAGCCCAGAGACTGGTACAAGAGCATGTTCAGACAGATTCACAAAAAGCCAGAAG AACCCGAGCTGGAGGCTGCAGAGCGGTGGGCAGCTGAAC GGATCCAGACATCTGCTAATACAGAGGACGAGAACGAAGCGGACAAGAATCTCTTCAGACTCACACCGTACGGAGCCCTGCCAGACTG GAGTGAGGATGTAGATAAGCTGTCAGACCCAGGAAAGCAGCAGCCTCAGCCGAAGAGCATATTTGACTTTGAGCCTGGTCAGAGCACCGCCACCTCAGAAAACCACAGCCAG gGTTATCGCTCTGTGAACAAACAACCTGAAAAACCCCGTTCCCCTTCAATAGAG GCCAGCCTGGTCTCTGAGCTGAGTCGGTTTGAGGCTGAGCTAGACTCGGAGATCCAGGGCCTGGAGAGGAGCCTTTCCCAGAAGGAGCAGCGGCGTCGAGGCCGGGGTGAG GAGGCCAGAGGCAGGGATCCAGGACCTGCTGCAAGGACTGGGACTACCAACTACAG CTCTTTGCCGGCGTCAAAGCAGCCTGTCCACCGTTCTGTTGGCCCATCATCAGCCTCTGCTCCCACATATG AACGCCTCTCCCCTGCATACGACGCCATGGATCTCCCACctaagagagaggagaagaag ATGAAAGCAGCGAGAGCCAAGTTCAATTTCCAGGCTCAGTCACCAAA GGAGCTGCCACTGCAGAAAGGAGACATTGTTTACATCCACAGGCAGGTAGACGCCAACTGGTTTGAGGGAGAGCatcatgggagagctgggaTTTTCCCCACTGCCTATGTGGAG ATCCTTCCTCCTACCGAGAAGCCGACGCCTATAAAGTCTCCTACTCTGCAGGTGTTGGACTACGGGGAAGCAGTGGCTCTGTACAACTTTAACGCGGACCTACCTGTGGAACTATCTTTTCGTAAA ggtgaggtgatcagtgtgACCAGGCGTGTGGATGACAGGTGGCTGGAGGGGAGGATCTCAGGGACCAGCCGCAGCGGCATCTTCCCCGCCAACTATGTCCAG GGTGGAATAACAAAACAGGCGGCCCCAACTAATCCACATGACAACTCCTTCCCGCAAATGCAAGTGCCAACCAACCCCGGCTCCTCAGTGGTGCAACGCCAACC ATATAAAGCTGTTTACAACTACAAACCACAGAATACAGATGAATTGGAACTGAGGGAAGGAGACATTGTACAAGTGATGGAGAAATGTGATGACGGCTGGTTTGTAG GTACGTCAGAACGGACTCGCGCCTTTGGGACTTTCCCAGGGAATTATGTGGCTCCGGTTTAA
- the sorbs3 gene encoding vinexin isoform X1 yields MQSQQRVEVVDHPNGSRIVFSGDEASSGQQQFLTSPELIQEVIISPGLPTPPLSPYRSARLPSGELQVSEMNGSGPTTLSFGSYYGPAQSHGGLANGVQGMGSATLPRRSAPTREERFIKFSGIGPVDETGMPIASRSSVNKPRDWYKSMFRQIHKKPEEPELEAAERWAAERIQTSANTEDENEADKNLFRLTPYGALPDWSEDVDKLSDPGKQQPQPKSIFDFEPGQSTATSENHSQGYRSVNKQPEKPRSPSIEASLVSELSRFEAELDSEIQGLERSLSQKEQRRRGRGEEARGRDPGPAARTGTTNYSSLPASKQPVHRSVGPSSASAPTYERLSPAYDAMDLPPKREEKKMKAARAKFNFQAQSPKELPLQKGDIVYIHRQVDANWFEGEHHGRAGIFPTAYVEILPPTEKPTPIKSPTLQVLDYGEAVALYNFNADLPVELSFRKGEVISVTRRVDDRWLEGRISGTSRSGIFPANYVQVNKMPRTKYSTDDFTMGPMSPVSPGPQSPGRPLHSPCPRSPVSPFTPTSLSPEPEHSPLKPSSPVPHGSTASQSRPFTPKTKETTWPHNTSKPTSPTNQNSHWGGSANQNPIARAVSPSTQSPPASTHRAGAATASTPRYTDPSQGGITKQAAPTNPHDNSFPQMQVPTNPGSSVVQRQPYKAVYNYKPQNTDELELREGDIVQVMEKCDDGWFVGTSERTRAFGTFPGNYVAPV; encoded by the exons ATGCAGTCTCAG CAGCGTGTGGAGGTGGTGGACCATCCAAATGGCTCCCGGATTGTCTTCTCTGGGGATGAAGCCTCTTCCGGTCAGCAGCAGTTCCTGACATCTCCAGAGCTGATTCAAGAGGTGATCATCTCCCCTGGTCTCCCGACGCCTCCGCTGAGCCCTTATCGCTCTGCAAGACTGCCATCTGGAGAGTTGCAG GTCTCAGAGATGAATGGAAGTGGCCCAACCACTCTTAGCTTCGGATCATATTATGGCCCCGCGCAGTCACATG GTGGGCTGGCCAATGGCGTGCAGGGCATGGGCTCTGCAACTTTGCCGCGCAGGTCGGCTCCCACCAGGGAGGAGAGGTTCATCAAGTTCTCAGGGATCGGGCCAGTAGATGAGACTGGGATGCCCATCGCCTCCAGATCA AGTGTGAACAAGCCCAGAGACTGGTACAAGAGCATGTTCAGACAGATTCACAAAAAGCCAGAAG AACCCGAGCTGGAGGCTGCAGAGCGGTGGGCAGCTGAAC GGATCCAGACATCTGCTAATACAGAGGACGAGAACGAAGCGGACAAGAATCTCTTCAGACTCACACCGTACGGAGCCCTGCCAGACTG GAGTGAGGATGTAGATAAGCTGTCAGACCCAGGAAAGCAGCAGCCTCAGCCGAAGAGCATATTTGACTTTGAGCCTGGTCAGAGCACCGCCACCTCAGAAAACCACAGCCAG gGTTATCGCTCTGTGAACAAACAACCTGAAAAACCCCGTTCCCCTTCAATAGAG GCCAGCCTGGTCTCTGAGCTGAGTCGGTTTGAGGCTGAGCTAGACTCGGAGATCCAGGGCCTGGAGAGGAGCCTTTCCCAGAAGGAGCAGCGGCGTCGAGGCCGGGGTGAG GAGGCCAGAGGCAGGGATCCAGGACCTGCTGCAAGGACTGGGACTACCAACTACAG CTCTTTGCCGGCGTCAAAGCAGCCTGTCCACCGTTCTGTTGGCCCATCATCAGCCTCTGCTCCCACATATG AACGCCTCTCCCCTGCATACGACGCCATGGATCTCCCACctaagagagaggagaagaag ATGAAAGCAGCGAGAGCCAAGTTCAATTTCCAGGCTCAGTCACCAAA GGAGCTGCCACTGCAGAAAGGAGACATTGTTTACATCCACAGGCAGGTAGACGCCAACTGGTTTGAGGGAGAGCatcatgggagagctgggaTTTTCCCCACTGCCTATGTGGAG ATCCTTCCTCCTACCGAGAAGCCGACGCCTATAAAGTCTCCTACTCTGCAGGTGTTGGACTACGGGGAAGCAGTGGCTCTGTACAACTTTAACGCGGACCTACCTGTGGAACTATCTTTTCGTAAA ggtgaggtgatcagtgtgACCAGGCGTGTGGATGACAGGTGGCTGGAGGGGAGGATCTCAGGGACCAGCCGCAGCGGCATCTTCCCCGCCAACTATGTCCAGGTCAACAAGATGCCCCGCACCAAGTACTCCACGGACGACTTCACGATGGGCCCCATGTCTCCCGTCTCACCTGGACCCCAGAGTCCGGGCCGCCCGCTGCACTCGCCCTGCCCGCGATCACCAGTCTCCCCTTTCACCCCCACGTCCCTCAGCCCAGAGCCCGAGCACTCCCCGCTGAAGCCGTCCTCACCTGTACCTCATGGCAGCACAGCCTCACAGTCACGCCCCTTCACCCCGAAAACCAAAGAAACAACTTGGCCCCACAACACCTCCAAACCCACTTCACCCACCAACCAGAACAGTCACTGGGGCGGATCAGCTAACCAGAACCCCATAGCCAGAGCCGTTTCACCATCCACGCAGTCGCCGCCAGCAtccacacacagagcaggagcaGCCACAGCGAGCACCCCAAGATACACTGACCCCTCGCAG GGTGGAATAACAAAACAGGCGGCCCCAACTAATCCACATGACAACTCCTTCCCGCAAATGCAAGTGCCAACCAACCCCGGCTCCTCAGTGGTGCAACGCCAACC ATATAAAGCTGTTTACAACTACAAACCACAGAATACAGATGAATTGGAACTGAGGGAAGGAGACATTGTACAAGTGATGGAGAAATGTGATGACGGCTGGTTTGTAG GTACGTCAGAACGGACTCGCGCCTTTGGGACTTTCCCAGGGAATTATGTGGCTCCGGTTTAA
- the sorbs3 gene encoding vinexin isoform X2 has protein sequence MQSQRVEVVDHPNGSRIVFSGDEASSGQQQFLTSPELIQEVIISPGLPTPPLSPYRSARLPSGELQVSEMNGSGPTTLSFGSYYGPAQSHGGLANGVQGMGSATLPRRSAPTREERFIKFSGIGPVDETGMPIASRSSVNKPRDWYKSMFRQIHKKPEEPELEAAERWAAERIQTSANTEDENEADKNLFRLTPYGALPDWSEDVDKLSDPGKQQPQPKSIFDFEPGQSTATSENHSQGYRSVNKQPEKPRSPSIEASLVSELSRFEAELDSEIQGLERSLSQKEQRRRGRGEEARGRDPGPAARTGTTNYSSLPASKQPVHRSVGPSSASAPTYERLSPAYDAMDLPPKREEKKMKAARAKFNFQAQSPKELPLQKGDIVYIHRQVDANWFEGEHHGRAGIFPTAYVEILPPTEKPTPIKSPTLQVLDYGEAVALYNFNADLPVELSFRKGEVISVTRRVDDRWLEGRISGTSRSGIFPANYVQVNKMPRTKYSTDDFTMGPMSPVSPGPQSPGRPLHSPCPRSPVSPFTPTSLSPEPEHSPLKPSSPVPHGSTASQSRPFTPKTKETTWPHNTSKPTSPTNQNSHWGGSANQNPIARAVSPSTQSPPASTHRAGAATASTPRYTDPSQGGITKQAAPTNPHDNSFPQMQVPTNPGSSVVQRQPYKAVYNYKPQNTDELELREGDIVQVMEKCDDGWFVGTSERTRAFGTFPGNYVAPV, from the exons ATGCAGTCTCAG CGTGTGGAGGTGGTGGACCATCCAAATGGCTCCCGGATTGTCTTCTCTGGGGATGAAGCCTCTTCCGGTCAGCAGCAGTTCCTGACATCTCCAGAGCTGATTCAAGAGGTGATCATCTCCCCTGGTCTCCCGACGCCTCCGCTGAGCCCTTATCGCTCTGCAAGACTGCCATCTGGAGAGTTGCAG GTCTCAGAGATGAATGGAAGTGGCCCAACCACTCTTAGCTTCGGATCATATTATGGCCCCGCGCAGTCACATG GTGGGCTGGCCAATGGCGTGCAGGGCATGGGCTCTGCAACTTTGCCGCGCAGGTCGGCTCCCACCAGGGAGGAGAGGTTCATCAAGTTCTCAGGGATCGGGCCAGTAGATGAGACTGGGATGCCCATCGCCTCCAGATCA AGTGTGAACAAGCCCAGAGACTGGTACAAGAGCATGTTCAGACAGATTCACAAAAAGCCAGAAG AACCCGAGCTGGAGGCTGCAGAGCGGTGGGCAGCTGAAC GGATCCAGACATCTGCTAATACAGAGGACGAGAACGAAGCGGACAAGAATCTCTTCAGACTCACACCGTACGGAGCCCTGCCAGACTG GAGTGAGGATGTAGATAAGCTGTCAGACCCAGGAAAGCAGCAGCCTCAGCCGAAGAGCATATTTGACTTTGAGCCTGGTCAGAGCACCGCCACCTCAGAAAACCACAGCCAG gGTTATCGCTCTGTGAACAAACAACCTGAAAAACCCCGTTCCCCTTCAATAGAG GCCAGCCTGGTCTCTGAGCTGAGTCGGTTTGAGGCTGAGCTAGACTCGGAGATCCAGGGCCTGGAGAGGAGCCTTTCCCAGAAGGAGCAGCGGCGTCGAGGCCGGGGTGAG GAGGCCAGAGGCAGGGATCCAGGACCTGCTGCAAGGACTGGGACTACCAACTACAG CTCTTTGCCGGCGTCAAAGCAGCCTGTCCACCGTTCTGTTGGCCCATCATCAGCCTCTGCTCCCACATATG AACGCCTCTCCCCTGCATACGACGCCATGGATCTCCCACctaagagagaggagaagaag ATGAAAGCAGCGAGAGCCAAGTTCAATTTCCAGGCTCAGTCACCAAA GGAGCTGCCACTGCAGAAAGGAGACATTGTTTACATCCACAGGCAGGTAGACGCCAACTGGTTTGAGGGAGAGCatcatgggagagctgggaTTTTCCCCACTGCCTATGTGGAG ATCCTTCCTCCTACCGAGAAGCCGACGCCTATAAAGTCTCCTACTCTGCAGGTGTTGGACTACGGGGAAGCAGTGGCTCTGTACAACTTTAACGCGGACCTACCTGTGGAACTATCTTTTCGTAAA ggtgaggtgatcagtgtgACCAGGCGTGTGGATGACAGGTGGCTGGAGGGGAGGATCTCAGGGACCAGCCGCAGCGGCATCTTCCCCGCCAACTATGTCCAGGTCAACAAGATGCCCCGCACCAAGTACTCCACGGACGACTTCACGATGGGCCCCATGTCTCCCGTCTCACCTGGACCCCAGAGTCCGGGCCGCCCGCTGCACTCGCCCTGCCCGCGATCACCAGTCTCCCCTTTCACCCCCACGTCCCTCAGCCCAGAGCCCGAGCACTCCCCGCTGAAGCCGTCCTCACCTGTACCTCATGGCAGCACAGCCTCACAGTCACGCCCCTTCACCCCGAAAACCAAAGAAACAACTTGGCCCCACAACACCTCCAAACCCACTTCACCCACCAACCAGAACAGTCACTGGGGCGGATCAGCTAACCAGAACCCCATAGCCAGAGCCGTTTCACCATCCACGCAGTCGCCGCCAGCAtccacacacagagcaggagcaGCCACAGCGAGCACCCCAAGATACACTGACCCCTCGCAG GGTGGAATAACAAAACAGGCGGCCCCAACTAATCCACATGACAACTCCTTCCCGCAAATGCAAGTGCCAACCAACCCCGGCTCCTCAGTGGTGCAACGCCAACC ATATAAAGCTGTTTACAACTACAAACCACAGAATACAGATGAATTGGAACTGAGGGAAGGAGACATTGTACAAGTGATGGAGAAATGTGATGACGGCTGGTTTGTAG GTACGTCAGAACGGACTCGCGCCTTTGGGACTTTCCCAGGGAATTATGTGGCTCCGGTTTAA